The segment TGTCAATTTCTCTTCGATGTCGGCACGCATAGTAATTTCTTCCATGCGAAGAATATATCCCATTACGGAGTTTTTCTCCGGGTTGAAAAAGGTTTCCTTCAACAGAAATACCACGTCGGCAGTTGAATTGCTGCGGCCAAAAGTTTTTAGGAAGTTTCCCTTAAACTCGTCGTAAGTCTTTGATTTGTCGACACGCATGAACAAGTCCGCCTCTGTTCCCGCCTTCATCAACATGCGCACACAACGAAGCTTAAAATTGTTGCTTTCGTTCACGCCTCCGCAAATCCGTTCAAAATTCAAGACCCATTCAGAGGCTTCATCATTTTCACTGGCAGAAAAAGGGGCAATAAGTTGCTTGACCATTCGGATGTCATCGGTCATATAGTTGTCCATTACCATTAAAGCAGCcagtttcttctttttctcaGCCACCCTTATTGCGGCGTCAAGTAATTCTTCTTCTTTCATATCGTCGATCTGCTCATTTTCAGACACTTTTCCATCCGATTCAATATCCGATTTATTCACCGGACTTTCAGAAACTTCGTCCATTCCACCACTTATGGCAAGCTTACGAAGTTGCCTTAGTGTTGCGCTGGCTGGAAAAATGATCTCCTTCTCCAGCAACCACTCTACAATTTTTTCTTTGTCAATGTTTGCCATGGTTTCCTCGGCCATTTATAAAATGTGGAAAATACTCGTTGTCGGGGATGCCAGTAGACAAATACTTATGTAGGCAGATACTTTAAAGGGCTACGATCCCACTTCTGAAGTTATTGGCGCAAAAGGTCCACGGATGTTTCGtgctttttatgattttatttttacttaATTCTTTTCAACCTCCTCGTCTTGTCGATACCGCCAAAAGTGTTCATTCAACCCCAGCTCCGATCACCCGTTCTCTCATAGTTCTAGTTCGCAGAACTAGAACTATCGGATGATAATTCTTATCGATACTTACGATATTTCGTACAACATTAATAGTAAATACAATTGTAGAGTTATAATACTAAACAATCTAACAGCTCGGCCATCCTGACAATTAGATCGCCCTCGATCGTAAATATGTAATTAAGagtaattttaatttaatgtgtatatatataaattgttaACTATTTAAGTAGGAGTCACTTTCACACTGATTACGCCAATATGCCCATTTCCTTAATCGGCATGCCTCTATAATGCCCTCATACGGGATTTGACTTATTTGGCAGTTTTCAATGTCATTTAACACATATCTGTCGTTCGGCAATACCTTTTTGATGATGTACGGACCCCTGTACTTCGGAAcaaattttttatttgtaCCTATTGTGGTGTCAATGTTTCTCATTACAACGAAATCGCCTTCCAAGAACTCAATATGATTTTTGTGATTCCTTTCAAAATACTCTTCACTCTTCTGCTGACAATGCTCGATTTTATCCAAAGATTTCTTACGTACTGATTCTAAATTGCTTTGAGTTCGGTCTTGTTTATCATCTAAGTATTCTGTTAACCCGTCAATATTACAACCCCTCTGTTGGACTCCGAATAACAACACTGAAGGCAATTCTTTCGTGGTCGAATGGACTGAGTTATTAATTGCATATTCAGCCTTTATTAAAAGTTTGCTCCAATCTTCGTGATTTATTGGCTCAGTTATTTTGGCGAGCATAGCTTTCATAGTTCTGTTAACCcgttctacctgaccattcgCTTGGGGTGAAGCAGTTGCCACTTTCACGTGTTCTATATTATTTTCTAGCAAAAATGTACTAAATTCTAATGATGTAAAACACGATCCTCTATCGCTGATAATTCTACGTGGACGACTATAAAATTGAAAATACTTTGAAAAACATGTGTTGACTTCTTTAGTGCTTGTCGTATTtacagaaaacaattttacaaATTTCGTAAAGGCGTCAATGATAACTAATACATGCTTCTTCTTTGATATAACAGCGGGAAGTGGTCCAAAATGGTCTACGTGTAAGGTGTCGAATGGGATTGGTCGCTTAGGAATATTGTGAAGTGTTCGATTATTCGCATGTGTGGGGACTGAAAACATGATACAATTTAAACAATTTCCTATAAACAAATCGATTTTAGATCTCATATTCGGCAACCAATAATGTCTTAAGATTTCTTTCATACATTTCTCGGTTCCTAAGTGACATAAGTTTTCGTGAACTCTTCTGATTATTTGCGTTTCCATTTCAGCTGGGACATAAAACAGCTCAACGTCGTTCTCACctattttataaacaattcCGTCGctcaatgaaaatttcttAACAGGTCCATGCTCCAATTGTTCTTTT is part of the Drosophila miranda strain MSH22 chromosome Y unlocalized genomic scaffold, D.miranda_PacBio2.1 Contig_Y1_pilon, whole genome shotgun sequence genome and harbors:
- the LOC117189740 gene encoding uncharacterized protein LOC117189740; this encodes MAEETMANIDKEKIVEWLLEKEIIFPASATLRQLRKLAISGGMDEVSESPVNKSDIESDGKVSENEQIDDMKEEELLDAAIRVAEKKKKLAALMVMDNYMTDDIRMVKQLIAPFSASENDEASEWVLNFERICGGVNESNNFKLRCVRMLMKAGTEADLFMRVDKSKTYDEFKGNFLKTFGRSNSTADVVFLLKETFFNPEKNSVMGYILRMEEITMRADIEEKLTVQFIVDGFRDRSSSIALLYSASTIGKLKELARQYEALRKSTQTNFKRTGMTASGNDRSQVRCYNCSAHGHYASSCPAPKREKGSCFQCGSMQHQVKDCQQKPMPTQRSVGTASNPPMDDIEENNIFVPIVNQRY